A single window of Syntrophus aciditrophicus SB DNA harbors:
- a CDS encoding YheU family protein, translating into MKKQVLNIPYDRLDPDTLRTLIEEFVTRDGTDYGEIEVPLERKVEQVYKELKSGRALILFDTEDQTCHIFAKDDPVLKGVLEKD; encoded by the coding sequence ATGAAGAAACAAGTCTTGAACATCCCCTATGATCGACTCGATCCGGACACGTTAAGAACTCTGATCGAAGAGTTTGTCACCCGCGATGGAACGGACTATGGAGAAATAGAGGTGCCGCTTGAACGGAAAGTGGAGCAGGTATACAAGGAATTGAAATCCGGAAGGGCTCTCATCTTATTCGACACAGAAGATCAAACCTGTCATATTTTCGCCAAAGATGATCCGGTGCTGAAAGGTGTATTGGAGAAGGATTGA
- a CDS encoding cold shock domain-containing protein encodes MPEGTVKWFSGSFGNIEQDGGKDAYAHYSVIQSDGFKYLHKGDRLTNQL; translated from the coding sequence ATGCCAGAAGGAACGGTAAAATGGTTTAGCGGTTCTTTTGGCAATATTGAACAAGACGGGGGCAAGGATGCTTATGCCCATTATTCCGTAATTCAATCTGACGGTTTTAAATATTTGCACAAAGGAGATAGGCTCACAAACCAGTTATAA
- a CDS encoding DUF47 domain-containing protein, translating to MGFFPKEEQFFDLFEELAVKIGEGGLLFLDIVEHYEQAEPKIARLKEIEHEADVITHRTYERMHRTFLTPLDREDIYALVNRMDSILDITEACAVRMFLYRIKEPAPELIEQAFILNKAISRIKEVIHALRNMKDARTIIDACVDINTAENEGDKVLRRAMTRLFEHEKDMVELIKWKEIFERIEEAIDVCEDVSNIVEGIVLKNA from the coding sequence ATGGGATTTTTCCCCAAAGAGGAACAATTTTTCGATCTATTCGAAGAGCTGGCTGTCAAAATCGGAGAGGGAGGCCTTCTGTTCCTGGACATTGTGGAACACTACGAACAGGCTGAGCCCAAGATTGCCCGGCTCAAGGAAATCGAACACGAGGCTGATGTAATCACCCACAGGACTTATGAGAGGATGCACAGAACCTTTTTGACCCCTCTGGACAGGGAGGACATCTACGCTCTCGTCAACAGGATGGACAGTATTCTGGATATAACCGAAGCCTGTGCTGTCCGAATGTTCCTCTATAGGATCAAGGAGCCTGCACCGGAGTTGATAGAGCAGGCGTTTATTCTCAATAAGGCAATCTCCAGGATAAAAGAAGTCATCCATGCCTTGAGGAATATGAAAGATGCCCGGACAATCATCGATGCCTGCGTTGATATCAACACAGCTGAAAATGAAGGTGACAAAGTTTTAAGAAGAGCGATGACTCGCCTGTTCGAACATGAAAAGGACATGGTCGAACTCATCAAGTGGAAGGAAATTTTTGAGCGGATCGAAGAGGCTATTGATGTCTGCGAAGATGTATCCAATATTGTCGAGGGGATCGTTCTGAAAAATGCTTGA
- a CDS encoding IS630 family transposase (programmed frameshift), translated as MSPRYRVTLTQDDRKELEALTRRGKTHARRVIHARALLLCDAGIDGPAWNVADIAKALGITSRTIEHLKKRFVTDGLESAMERKPREKPPREILFDGAFEARLIALACSEAPEGHQRWTVRLLADKVVELNIAPSISHMTVQRNFKKNELRPHLSKYWKIPPKGSAAFVAAMEDLLEVYHLPYDADYPVVCMDESCKQMIGEVREPIPCKPGQPVRVDDEYVRNGVAEIFMEVEPLAGKRHVAVTERRTRKDWALQIKQMLDERYPDAIKVRLVMDNLNTHNIASLYETFEPKEARRLAERLDIHYTPKHGSWLNMAEIELSVLNGQCLDRRIADMETMQAEVDAWERDRNNSSKIIDWQFTTSDARIKLKRLYPNL; from the exons ATGTCACCAAGATATCGAGTAACATTGACCCAGGATGATCGTAAAGAATTGGAGGCATTAACACGACGTGGAAAAACACACGCGAGAAGAGTTATACATGCCCGGGCTTTATTGCTTTGTGACGCCGGAATTGATGGGCCGGCATGGAATGTTGCCGACATTGCAAAGGCGCTTGGAATAACAAGCCGCACGATTGAACATTTAAAAAAGCGGTTTGTAACGGATGGCCTTGAATCTGCGATGGAGCGCAAACCACGGGAAAAACCGCCAAGAGAAATCTTGTTTGACGGTGCATTTGAAGCAAGGCTGATCGCCTTGGCTTGCTCAGAGGCTCCCGAGGGACACCAACGATGGACAGTCAGACTTCTTGCCGATAAGGTTGTCGAGCTGAACATCGCTCCATCCATATCGCATATGACTGTGCAGCGGA ATTTTAAAAAAAACGAACTTAGACCTCACCTCAGCAAGTACTGGAAAATCCCGCCGAAAGGAAGCGCAGCATTTGTAGCCGCGATGGAGGATCTTTTGGAAGTCTACCATCTGCCATATGATGCTGATTATCCGGTGGTATGCATGGACGAGTCTTGCAAGCAAATGATCGGAGAAGTCCGTGAGCCGATACCGTGCAAACCGGGACAACCGGTGCGCGTTGACGACGAATACGTCAGAAACGGCGTCGCAGAAATATTCATGGAAGTGGAACCGTTGGCGGGCAAAAGACATGTGGCGGTGACGGAACGCCGCACCAGGAAGGATTGGGCGTTGCAGATCAAACAGATGCTTGATGAACGCTATCCTGACGCAATCAAAGTGCGACTGGTTATGGACAATTTGAATACGCACAATATCGCCTCACTCTATGAAACATTTGAGCCCAAGGAGGCCAGACGCCTGGCGGAACGGCTTGACATCCATTATACGCCGAAGCATGGAAGCTGGCTCAACATGGCAGAAATTGAACTCAGCGTTCTGAATGGTCAATGCCTTGATCGACGGATCGCCGACATGGAAACCATGCAGGCCGAAGTGGATGCATGGGAAAGAGACCGAAACAACAGCTCCAAAATAATTGATTGGCAATTTACTACCTCAGACGCTCGGATCAAGCTGAAACGTCTTTATCCGAATTTATAG
- a CDS encoding YpsA SLOG family protein translates to MAALDFAIKHNIPYGGWVPKGRKAEDGPIPETYLLQEMPTSDYSK, encoded by the coding sequence ATGGCAGCCTTGGATTTCGCCATCAAACACAACATTCCATATGGCGGCTGGGTTCCCAAAGGAAGAAAAGCTGAAGATGGTCCGATTCCAGAGACGTATCTGCTTCAGGAAATGCCCACCAGTGATTATTCAAAATGA
- a CDS encoding GGDEF domain-containing protein has product MAKDRDTMTTVEREELRGISRSVAEIEWLQLIIVLLYYAFGGIADEDKPIVVLSLVFYAAFIMGFRYANFFKQESRWKLAVETWIMTGFVTFALWHTGKLESPLLNSYLLVIITSALALGKLTTLLELALIGTCFIFLGSHSSINELLSLKYAGGMFAQFAPFVLVAYIATMFASDIRYGLNKVKMMSETDELTGIYNRRGFAIVAGRLLGQSARYSRPLSLLLIDSDNLKKINDEYGHHAGDQLLITLVNTIQAQLRHTDILARHGGDEFIILLPETPPSGALDVAERIRNAIETTPIVLEGKIVHTTASIGVASYPSEGYNIDVLLAQADHKMYAAKLGGRNRVVMEVAV; this is encoded by the coding sequence ATGGCAAAAGATCGCGACACAATGACAACCGTTGAGCGGGAGGAACTCCGAGGAATCTCTCGATCAGTGGCGGAAATCGAATGGCTGCAGCTTATCATTGTCCTGCTTTATTATGCCTTTGGCGGTATTGCAGACGAAGATAAGCCGATCGTCGTCCTTTCTCTTGTTTTCTATGCCGCTTTCATCATGGGTTTCCGCTACGCAAATTTTTTTAAACAGGAATCCCGCTGGAAACTGGCAGTGGAAACCTGGATTATGACAGGCTTTGTCACCTTTGCGCTGTGGCATACAGGAAAACTGGAAAGCCCGCTGTTGAACTCCTACCTGCTGGTGATCATCACCAGTGCGCTGGCCCTGGGCAAGCTGACCACCCTCCTGGAACTGGCCCTGATCGGCACCTGCTTTATTTTCCTCGGAAGCCACTCATCTATAAATGAACTTCTGTCGCTGAAATACGCCGGTGGAATGTTCGCCCAGTTCGCTCCCTTTGTGCTGGTGGCGTACATCGCCACCATGTTTGCCTCCGATATCCGCTATGGTCTCAACAAAGTCAAGATGATGTCGGAAACCGACGAGTTGACTGGAATTTACAACCGCAGAGGTTTTGCCATCGTTGCCGGACGCCTTTTGGGACAGTCGGCACGGTACAGCCGTCCTTTGAGTCTGCTTTTGATCGACAGTGATAATCTGAAGAAAATTAATGATGAATATGGCCACCATGCCGGTGATCAGCTTCTTATTACCCTGGTTAATACAATCCAGGCTCAACTGCGTCATACCGACATTCTGGCGCGCCATGGCGGCGACGAGTTCATCATTCTGCTTCCGGAGACTCCACCATCAGGGGCCTTGGACGTTGCTGAACGAATCCGAAATGCCATTGAGACTACCCCCATCGTTCTGGAAGGCAAAATTGTCCACACCACGGCCAGCATCGGCGTTGCCTCATATCCGTCTGAGGGTTACAACATCGATGTCCTTCTTGCCCAAGCCGACCACAAGATGTATGCGGCAAAACTCGGTGGCCGTAACCGGGTTGTCATGGAGGTTGCCGTATAG
- a CDS encoding IS256 family transposase gives MKLEVTVSEITDIFKEIQEQPGKLFEMIRLDIREVVGNYLTEMMNAELTHYLGREPYVRVEGKRANHRNGSYGRGFTLKGIGEVHVDIPRDRNGEFKTTVIPRSKQYEEEVARDFSILFLAGVSTRTLSMLSERLIGRKISPAEISSASSDLNEAVETWRRRDLSEEPVKYLFIDGVHFHMRMGRTIESIPVLVAIGVTETGQKLVLSLQAGDKESATSWREFFKDLKSRGMKGGNVTLGIMDGLPGLETVFREEFPQAKTQRCQVHVARNVLAKVSKKFKKDVANDLRSIFYAPSRETAWACFEAFIKRWEKTLPSAVECLKRSIDACLTFFNFPSEEWISLRTTNIIERLNKEFRRRTKVMEIVAGETACYRILAYISLKMELHWRSNPVGKVRKNLPFFKELAYENFTQKN, from the coding sequence ATGAAACTGGAAGTAACGGTATCTGAGATTACGGATATATTCAAGGAGATTCAAGAGCAGCCGGGGAAATTGTTTGAGATGATTCGCTTGGATATCAGAGAGGTTGTTGGCAACTATCTTACAGAGATGATGAATGCGGAGTTGACCCATTATCTGGGAAGAGAGCCGTATGTCCGGGTGGAGGGAAAGAGAGCAAATCATCGCAATGGTTCCTATGGCCGTGGTTTTACCCTCAAAGGGATTGGTGAAGTCCATGTGGATATTCCCAGGGATCGTAACGGTGAGTTCAAGACAACCGTTATTCCTCGGAGCAAACAGTATGAAGAGGAGGTGGCCAGGGACTTCAGCATTTTATTTCTAGCCGGCGTCAGCACCAGGACCCTGTCCATGCTATCCGAGAGGCTTATAGGACGGAAGATTTCTCCGGCGGAAATCAGCAGCGCAAGCAGCGATCTCAATGAGGCCGTCGAAACGTGGCGTCGGCGGGATTTATCAGAGGAACCGGTCAAGTACCTGTTTATTGATGGCGTCCACTTCCATATGCGTATGGGAAGAACCATCGAGAGTATTCCAGTCTTGGTGGCCATCGGTGTGACGGAGACCGGGCAGAAACTGGTACTGAGTCTCCAGGCCGGGGACAAAGAATCTGCAACCTCCTGGCGGGAGTTTTTCAAAGACTTGAAATCCCGTGGAATGAAAGGAGGAAACGTCACCTTGGGGATAATGGATGGATTGCCGGGTTTGGAGACCGTTTTCAGAGAAGAGTTTCCGCAGGCGAAAACACAGCGTTGCCAAGTCCATGTAGCCCGGAATGTCCTGGCCAAGGTATCGAAAAAGTTCAAAAAGGATGTGGCGAATGATCTGCGTTCCATCTTCTATGCACCTTCACGGGAGACGGCATGGGCATGTTTTGAAGCCTTTATAAAAAGATGGGAAAAGACGCTTCCGTCAGCAGTTGAATGCCTGAAGCGCAGCATCGACGCCTGTTTAACCTTTTTCAATTTTCCTTCCGAGGAATGGATTTCGTTAAGAACAACAAACATCATCGAACGGTTAAACAAAGAGTTTCGACGTCGGACCAAGGTCATGGAAATTGTGGCTGGAGAAACAGCATGCTATCGCATCCTGGCCTACATATCTTTAAAAATGGAATTGCATTGGAGGTCGAATCCCGTAGGAAAAGTGCGCAAGAACCTGCCTTTCTTCAAAGAGCTGGCCTATGAAAATTTCACACAAAAAAATTGA
- the glgP gene encoding alpha-glucan family phosphorylase, producing MQPGTPFVIEVNPRIPRRLSRMTELANNLWYSWDRPTRTLFALLHPGLWDKVNHNPKAFLKRVDEERLTEAAEDHIFLGSYNRVLSAFDTYMSEPLRRDMPLDLNPGDLIAYFCAEFGFHESFPVYSGGLGILAGDHCKSASDLRLPFVAVGLLYRQGYFLQRIDNDGNQIVTYTDSEFEDLPIKPALIEEETEIHVYVELPGRNVEVKVWVARIGHVRLYLLDTYLPANMEEDRYITHQLYGGDKHTRIKQEIVLGIGGVRALEALGLNPTVYHINEGHAAFMMLERIRRKVKKGLSFHAALEATAANTVFTTHTPVPAGHDLFEQEMIWSYFRDCFNDLGVQRDEFMKLGGASHGRDFNMTKLALSGTRHHNGVSRIHGRVSSRILSDMWPQVRPCESPMDFITNGVHVSTFLAKEWQDLFDSMLGYEWRRRQTDVKFWEKVASIPDHHFWAVHQALKSQMLYSVHHHVTQQHLRNHGSDAHLVRMLKFANPLDPNVLTIGFARRFATYKRAALIFENMDWLRSVVKDADRPVLFIFAGKAHPADKPGQELIRRIFDISRWPEFEGKILMVEGYDMGFARRLVAGCDVWLNTPIYPLEASGTSGMKAAMNGVINLSVADGWWEEGYDGSNGWAIKPAPEYFDETRRDQEDSRDLYELLQDQVIPTYYRRHELGFSDEWVSMAKRSIITLLPRFSSARMVMEYVNKFYGRASRQWRHYSENGFAAAQHLASWKARVRQAWSGVNLRRLDDPRNRICFGESTALKVAVDLNGLMHEDVRVEVLIGRASKQGEDSNVQAALMKPDGCAGKECLFSLEFTPGICGKLLYRIRVYPYHESLTHPFEMGLMMWL from the coding sequence ATGCAACCCGGTACGCCTTTTGTCATCGAGGTCAACCCCCGCATCCCTCGCCGCCTGTCCCGGATGACCGAGTTGGCCAATAACCTCTGGTACAGTTGGGATCGGCCTACCCGTACCCTGTTCGCACTTCTGCACCCAGGCCTTTGGGATAAGGTAAATCACAATCCCAAGGCCTTCCTCAAAAGAGTGGACGAGGAGCGCCTGACAGAGGCGGCGGAAGACCACATCTTCCTGGGCAGCTACAACCGCGTGCTTTCAGCCTTTGACACGTACATGAGTGAACCCCTGCGCCGGGATATGCCCCTGGATCTTAATCCAGGTGATCTGATCGCCTATTTCTGCGCCGAGTTCGGTTTCCACGAGAGTTTTCCTGTTTATTCCGGGGGGCTGGGCATTCTGGCCGGTGATCATTGCAAGTCTGCTTCCGATCTGCGTCTGCCCTTCGTAGCAGTAGGTTTGCTGTATCGTCAGGGATACTTCTTACAGCGCATCGACAACGATGGAAATCAAATTGTCACGTATACCGATTCAGAGTTCGAGGATTTGCCGATTAAGCCTGCTCTGATTGAGGAAGAAACAGAAATCCATGTATATGTCGAGTTGCCGGGCCGTAATGTGGAGGTAAAGGTATGGGTGGCGCGTATCGGCCATGTGCGGCTGTATCTGCTGGATACCTATTTGCCCGCCAACATGGAGGAGGACCGTTACATTACCCATCAGCTCTATGGCGGAGACAAGCATACCCGCATCAAGCAGGAGATCGTTTTGGGCATCGGAGGCGTACGCGCCCTGGAGGCACTGGGATTGAATCCAACAGTTTATCATATCAATGAAGGCCATGCCGCTTTTATGATGCTGGAACGCATACGCCGTAAAGTAAAAAAAGGGCTTTCTTTCCATGCAGCCTTGGAGGCGACGGCAGCCAACACGGTGTTTACAACCCATACACCGGTGCCGGCAGGACATGACCTCTTCGAGCAGGAAATGATCTGGAGCTACTTCAGGGATTGCTTTAACGATCTGGGTGTGCAGCGCGACGAATTCATGAAGCTGGGCGGCGCGAGTCACGGCCGGGATTTTAACATGACGAAACTGGCACTCAGCGGGACACGCCACCATAATGGCGTGTCCCGAATCCACGGAAGGGTTTCCTCTAGAATTCTGTCCGATATGTGGCCTCAGGTACGTCCATGTGAGTCCCCTATGGACTTCATCACCAATGGAGTCCATGTTTCCACATTCCTTGCCAAGGAATGGCAGGACCTGTTCGACAGCATGCTGGGCTATGAATGGCGTCGACGCCAGACAGACGTCAAATTCTGGGAAAAGGTGGCGTCCATCCCGGACCATCATTTCTGGGCCGTGCACCAGGCGTTGAAGTCCCAAATGCTGTATTCGGTGCATCACCATGTCACCCAGCAGCACCTGCGCAATCACGGGTCCGACGCTCATCTTGTGCGTATGCTCAAGTTCGCCAATCCCCTTGATCCCAACGTATTGACCATTGGTTTCGCCCGCCGTTTCGCCACTTACAAGCGAGCTGCATTGATATTTGAGAACATGGACTGGCTGCGTTCCGTCGTCAAGGATGCAGACCGGCCCGTACTTTTCATTTTTGCGGGCAAGGCCCATCCGGCTGACAAGCCCGGACAGGAACTCATCCGCCGCATATTTGATATTTCGCGCTGGCCGGAATTTGAAGGAAAAATACTCATGGTTGAAGGATACGACATGGGCTTCGCCCGCCGGTTGGTTGCCGGCTGCGATGTGTGGTTGAACACCCCCATATATCCTCTTGAAGCATCCGGTACCTCGGGAATGAAGGCAGCCATGAACGGCGTGATCAACCTGTCGGTTGCAGATGGCTGGTGGGAGGAGGGTTACGACGGCAGCAACGGCTGGGCCATCAAGCCTGCCCCTGAATATTTCGACGAAACCCGCCGCGACCAGGAGGACAGCCGCGACCTTTACGAGCTGCTGCAGGATCAGGTCATTCCAACATATTACCGTCGCCACGAACTGGGTTTTTCCGATGAGTGGGTCAGCATGGCCAAGCGTTCCATCATTACCCTTTTGCCGCGTTTCAGTTCGGCCCGTATGGTCATGGAATACGTGAACAAGTTTTATGGACGCGCTTCACGCCAGTGGAGGCATTATTCCGAAAACGGATTTGCTGCCGCTCAACATCTTGCCAGCTGGAAAGCCAGAGTGCGGCAGGCATGGAGTGGCGTCAATTTGCGCCGCCTTGATGATCCCCGGAACCGCATCTGTTTCGGCGAAAGCACAGCTCTTAAGGTGGCAGTCGATCTGAACGGACTGATGCATGAAGACGTGAGGGTGGAGGTGCTTATTGGCCGTGCTTCCAAACAGGGCGAGGACAGCAATGTGCAGGCGGCATTGATGAAACCGGATGGCTGTGCTGGCAAGGAATGTCTGTTCAGTCTGGAGTTTACACCGGGGATTTGCGGCAAACTGCTCTATAGAATAAGGGTGTATCCCTATCATGAATCTCTGACCCACCCGTTCGAAATGGGCTTGATGATGTGGCTGTGA
- a CDS encoding YpsA SLOG family protein yields MIIQNEQNKTFWILTGGSAVMEFPAAMHKKPCLHVDLDKWSIDDPAFLVKSRTGSHNLQVLNIAGPRARKDPAIYQTTLELLEAVFRGAV; encoded by the coding sequence GTGATTATTCAAAATGAACAGAATAAAACGTTCTGGATTCTGACGGGTGGTTCTGCGGTGATGGAATTTCCTGCTGCGATGCACAAAAAGCCCTGCCTGCACGTTGATCTTGATAAATGGTCCATTGATGATCCCGCCTTTCTTGTCAAATCACGGACAGGCTCTCATAATCTGCAAGTACTAAATATAGCCGGACCGCGAGCCAGAAAAGATCCGGCGATCTATCAAACGACCTTGGAATTACTGGAGGCTGTGTTTAGAGGAGCGGTGTGA
- a CDS encoding ATP-binding protein, whose translation MIREFQLAYPVVLLCRVLNVTTSGFEQLNHDCLQDNLKRIKLTRAAKVLDTIVTHSKEDRVSHLSFLDRLLEEEVAAREKRRIETSSIISFCYEKSYAIITSNKSFIDWQELFGDPVIVSAIQDRLHHHSKVINIKGHSYRLKEHAFSKQIYNQRGDDSVNNLSS comes from the coding sequence ATGATCAGGGAATTTCAACTCGCCTATCCTGTTGTGCTTTTGTGTCGGGTTTTAAATGTAACGACAAGCGGATTCGAACAATTAAACCACGATTGCCTCCAGGACAATCTCAAACGTATCAAGCTGACCAGGGCTGCAAAGGTTCTGGATACCATCGTAACTCATTCCAAGGAAGATCGGGTTTCGCATCTCTCTTTCCTGGATCGCCTCCTGGAAGAGGAAGTGGCGGCCAGGGAAAAGAGGCGGATCGAAACCTCTTCGATCATCTCTTTCTGTTATGAGAAGAGCTATGCCATTATCACCTCAAACAAGAGCTTCATCGACTGGCAGGAACTCTTTGGAGATCCCGTAATTGTCTCGGCCATTCAGGACAGGCTGCACCATCACAGCAAGGTGATCAACATCAAGGGACACAGCTATCGGTTAAAAGAACATGCCTTCAGCAAACAGATTTACAACCAGCGAGGAGATGATTCCGTAAACAATCTGTCATCATGA
- a CDS encoding IS256 family transposase, with amino-acid sequence MENNDRDYWEKQVKEEAKNVLELIIREGACRMLQAAIENEVSEYIDRFKNEKDSRNRRLVVRNGSLPEREIVTGIGPLKLKQPRIHDKREDQLFTSNILPRYMRRIPSVDALIPALYLKGISTGDFSKVLESILGKNASGLSATNIVRLKRLWEQDYKDWARRDLSSKRYVYFWADGIYFNVRLEDAENKRQCILIIMGTLENGKKELVSILDGYRESKQAWQEMLGDLKHRGLKEGPKLAVGDGGLGFWAALREEFPETIEQRCWVHKTANILDKMPKSIQPRAKVHIRDMYMAPTKEEALKAFHHFLSQYQAKYERACNCLEKDTNSLFAFYDFPAEHWRHIRSTNPIESTFATVRLRTNRTKGCGSRLATLTMVFKLAMEAEKTWQRIKGHQLIGKVIEGIRFVDGLIMQEAA; translated from the coding sequence GTGGAGAATAATGACCGCGATTATTGGGAAAAGCAAGTTAAAGAAGAAGCAAAGAACGTCCTGGAACTGATTATCCGAGAAGGAGCCTGCCGGATGTTGCAGGCGGCGATTGAGAACGAAGTAAGCGAGTACATTGACCGCTTTAAGAATGAAAAAGACTCCAGGAACAGGCGGTTAGTTGTGAGAAACGGTTCCTTGCCTGAAAGAGAGATCGTAACAGGTATCGGCCCCTTAAAGCTAAAACAGCCCAGGATTCATGACAAAAGAGAAGATCAGCTTTTTACGAGCAATATTCTGCCGAGATATATGCGCCGGATTCCCTCGGTTGATGCCTTAATCCCAGCACTGTATCTTAAAGGAATCTCCACGGGAGATTTCAGCAAGGTGCTGGAATCCATATTGGGGAAGAATGCATCGGGGCTTTCCGCGACCAATATCGTCCGGCTGAAGAGGCTCTGGGAGCAGGATTATAAAGACTGGGCCAGACGAGATCTTTCCTCCAAACGATATGTTTATTTCTGGGCAGACGGCATTTACTTCAATGTTCGTTTGGAAGATGCCGAGAATAAGCGGCAATGCATCCTGATCATTATGGGAACATTGGAAAACGGGAAGAAAGAACTCGTCTCCATTCTCGATGGCTATCGGGAAAGCAAACAAGCCTGGCAGGAGATGCTGGGCGATCTCAAGCACAGGGGTCTTAAAGAAGGTCCCAAGTTGGCAGTGGGCGATGGAGGTCTGGGATTCTGGGCAGCCCTGCGGGAGGAATTTCCGGAAACAATAGAGCAACGTTGCTGGGTTCATAAGACTGCTAATATTCTGGATAAGATGCCCAAGAGTATTCAGCCGAGAGCCAAGGTGCATATCCGGGACATGTACATGGCGCCAACAAAAGAGGAAGCCCTCAAGGCCTTTCATCATTTTCTGTCACAGTATCAGGCGAAATATGAAAGGGCTTGCAACTGCTTAGAGAAGGATACGAACAGTCTTTTCGCGTTTTATGATTTCCCCGCAGAGCACTGGCGTCATATCCGGTCTACCAATCCTATTGAATCCACTTTTGCCACGGTCAGGCTGCGCACAAATCGGACAAAAGGCTGTGGATCACGGTTAGCAACGCTGACCATGGTTTTCAAGCTGGCAATGGAAGCGGAAAAAACCTGGCAGAGAATCAAAGGGCATCAACTTATCGGAAAGGTCATTGAAGGAATCCGGTTTGTTGACGGCCTCATCATGCAAGAAGCGGCTTAA
- a CDS encoding SOS response-associated peptidase, giving the protein MCGRFVLLTDLSVITEHFDIQEIACEYKTGKNISPGQLVSAVIRDEKNRLVNFRWGLIPSWAKDPSIGSKMFNARAKTVSEKPSFRSAFKRRRCLIIADGFYEWQKLEKWNVPFCFSLKSGNPFGFAGLYESWTSPEQKQIQTCTIITTDSNELIMPVHDRMPVIFSKESASLWINPENQNKEELLSLLKPYPAEEMKMEEVITKLG; this is encoded by the coding sequence ATGTGCGGTCGTTTTGTCCTCCTAACGGATTTGTCCGTAATCACAGAGCACTTCGATATTCAGGAGATTGCCTGCGAGTATAAAACAGGCAAGAATATCTCACCCGGTCAGTTGGTTTCTGCTGTTATTCGTGACGAGAAAAACCGCCTTGTCAATTTCCGGTGGGGGCTGATTCCATCATGGGCTAAAGATCCATCCATCGGAAGCAAGATGTTCAATGCCCGAGCGAAAACCGTATCAGAGAAGCCAAGTTTCCGAAGCGCCTTCAAAAGACGTCGCTGTTTGATTATTGCCGATGGATTCTATGAATGGCAAAAACTGGAGAAGTGGAATGTGCCGTTCTGCTTCAGCCTTAAATCAGGAAATCCTTTCGGATTTGCCGGTCTCTATGAAAGCTGGACATCACCCGAACAAAAGCAGATTCAAACCTGTACGATAATAACGACGGATTCGAATGAACTGATCATGCCGGTTCATGACCGGATGCCGGTGATTTTCTCAAAAGAGAGCGCATCGCTCTGGATTAACCCAGAAAATCAAAATAAAGAGGAACTGCTATCCCTGTTGAAGCCCTATCCGGCAGAAGAAATGAAGATGGAGGAAGTGATCACAAAGTTGGGATGA
- a CDS encoding PilZ domain-containing protein produces MKENRYYQRYNIVDEKGDAVQAEIKVDGKPVCLVDFSLGGLCFLSDKLYSVGDVVNIFVNLEIQGKIDLIGKVVRVTQVGKSWSVAVDLSHSYKLLLLRKS; encoded by the coding sequence GTGAAAGAAAATCGATATTATCAACGTTATAATATTGTTGATGAAAAAGGGGATGCGGTACAGGCTGAAATCAAAGTCGACGGGAAGCCAGTCTGTCTTGTGGATTTCTCACTTGGAGGTTTATGCTTTCTTTCTGATAAACTTTATTCGGTCGGAGATGTTGTAAACATTTTTGTAAACTTGGAAATTCAAGGAAAAATCGACTTGATTGGTAAAGTCGTTCGGGTGACGCAGGTGGGAAAAAGCTGGTCCGTCGCTGTAGATTTATCGCACAGTTACAAACTGCTTCTCTTGCGCAAATCATGA